The sequence aaattaaaatattaagaaaaaatgaaagaaaaaaccaaagaaaCACAATGTTTAGCTTTTTGTGAATAGTAAGAACAATTGGTAAACAACtaatataataaattcatagaaaataaaaaaataaaattattatgaaaaggaataatataaattcattaaaataaataataacttacaagtttactttttattttagagctatttggattaaaattttaaattatataagttagatagcaaaattaaataaatatgaaagataAGTGAATGAGAAATAatgaatatttatcattttttctttagcATTAAAATCTAATCAATTATTGGATAGAAAATGTTTAACTAGATTTAATTGgtattatattacaaaaataaaaataaataaatataataatcgtaataaattatcaattagaattcatcaaaaaaaaatttgattagaaATGATTTAGAATTCTTTTGAAGTCAAAATTTTTACATTtccaaaataaactaataattatattctatttaataaatatatgcattgcatatatggaattttttttttttgtgggtccAATAAAATGGAGGCCTAGGCATAGGCCACTCCTATGCCTGAAGCGGGCCCAGAACACAAGCCCTCTCGGTCTTCTTCTTCCCGGATCAAACCCCCACACACAGACCATGAGGTTTCATGGAAACCACCACGAAAAATACAGAgagccctctctctctctcgggttTTCTCTCCGTTCCTCTCTCACTAAGAAAGGTGAGCCGTATATCATACAAGAAATCCGTTTTCACACTTAGCCCAATAACTAAAGCCTTTGCCACATGTCTTGTTAGTATTGGGATAGTAAATTTCTTGAATAAAACTTAACCacaacaaatacatatatatatatatatatatacccctCTAACTAATGAACCACATAACATGTACATGAAAAATCCTCAAAATACTTTTCatgacaaataatttaattttcctaTGTGTGTGACATTTTGAACAAAAGACAACATTTTCTTTTAGATATCAAacttattagtttatatattaataccACCAAAATTCTACAAATGCTAAAACAGAGTACATTAACTCCtacaaattaatttgtccaaaaaaaagacaaaagcgTAAATGCGATTTACCTTATAAACATTCCGGCGCATTAACTTTGAGTTTCTTAAAATGTGCTTCATCATCGTCTTCTTCCTCAAGAGAATCAACAGCTTCACTTCCACTTGATTCACAACATTCATTGAAGCGTctcttattctttctttcagttttttcaattaaactCTTTAAGTCTTGTTTGTATATAAACCGAACCCCAAACTTCTTAATCTCACAAGACTTCTTTCGATCGTACAAATAGGCATGGAAAGAGACGTCAGTGCAACAAGTATTTGACCAATTTAGTTCATCCATTTTTTGCTGCCAAGTCGGTTTTAGTACTTGCTCGATGTACACGTGATCTGAACTGACCTCCCTATGCCTAACGCCCTTGGACGAAAAATAGCGAAACTCATGCTCAAATTCGATGTTTTGGGAATTGAATTTCCATTTGGTGGCAAGCTCTGGAAATGAATCAGTTGTATTCTGATGAACAACAATGCAGAAAGCGACAGACAAGAAGTTGGGATCATTCCAATTTGGAGGAGGCATAATATTACTGATTGAAGTCCCACAAGTTTGATGGTCGAACCACTCTGGAATTTCATCTCCTGGACAGCAAAAACAATCTTTACGACAACCATTGTCCTGTTTCATGAACGGGAAATTAATCAACTCGCTCAAAAATTAAACACCATCTCAGCAAAGGAAGAGAAATAGATATACATACAGAGTTTGCATATCCGAATATCAAACGATACAGAATACGAAATAATGCCTGATCAGCAAGCATTTTGCGTGTGTTCTGATCCATTTTTCCACAACCGTAAAATGTGAAGAAATCAAGCAAAAAAATTCTTGGCGTATCCGTTTTGCAGAATGGTGAAATACATCTAATATTTGAAATGTTCTCCAGTGATGTGCAGCCAACTGCGTTTACACATAAATATTGAGATGGAATCTCTGGCAAATATTTCAATCTCCGACAATCCTTCATTAACAACATGCTCAAAGATGGTGAAATGGCAGGCAATTCTTGAAGTCTTGAACAGCTCGAGAGCAACATCATGAAAAGGTTCCTTAATTTACCTAGACTGTTGGGGAGAAACTCAAGGCCTTTGCAATTTCCCATATCTAAACTCTCAAGGGATACTAGATTTTCAATCGACTCTGGCAACTTTTCAATCCCCGAGGATGCTAACCAAAGAGCTCTCAAGCGTTCCATGGGCTCCAAGATTTCCGGAAACGTTGTCAATTTCTTACAACCCACTAGATTTAAGGATTCAAGAGACTTCAAGAGACAAATGCTTGTCGGAAGACTATTAAGTCTTTTACAATGCCCCAAACTTAATTCAACAAGACCCGACAGATACCCAATTGATGGGGGCAGTGTTTCTATTGCCGTATTACGCAAAATTAAAGATCTCAAATTAGGTGCCAACTTTGGAGAAATGTGAGAATGAGATGAGTAGAGACttaaattgcttaaaaaattttggatacAACTTTTAGAAGATCCCGCTTTTCTCTTGAACAACCCTTTAACATCTCTGAATTTGGAGCAGCCATCAAGATTTATCGTTTCCAGATTAGGAACCTGAGTCAAATCTGGTGGTTGAGTACAGAACTTAGAAAAACTAAGATCCAAACTTCTTAACACCGGAAAAGACTGTAAACGAAGGAGAAAATGGAGCTAATTATTACTTCATATATGCATGCACTTTAACATCTAATACAATATAACTAAATTAAGCATACCATAACTTTACGACTATTCCAAACCTTTTCAACTTTACTACTTTTCCAAAGCTTTTCAAGGCGGCTGCCACGAAGTACAAGTCCAACAAGATTCTTAGgattaaattttgatggcaaCGATTTCAAAGGGTATGAGTCCCATTGTAAAAACCATAACTTAGGAGAAAGATAAGAGTGAAGAGCTCGAGGAATGGACAGTTTGAACTTGTGGATCCACTCATTTCTGGCAGTATCATCATCACCATAATAAAATCTGAGAAGTCGTAGGTTGCACATTTTTGAGAATGCTTTAGGATGCACTATCACatctttttcaacttcaaacaTGTCCAATGATATGACTTCAACTGCTGCGGTTCCCTGGCATTTAAGATGAACATCAGTATTATAAACAGGATACAATAGAGGGAAATTTATTCAGAACTTGTTGGTATATATGGAcctaattttgtttgtttgaaatggttttgtaaGAAGAATTCTATCACTTTTAGAAGAAATCAATATTGCATTTATACTTACTGTACAATTTTCCAATACATCACAAACTTCCACAGCATCGCACAACCTACTGCGATTACCAGGTTCTGTGTCTTCATCACGTACAATTTCCAGACCCATTTGGCGTAGCAAATCATGCATCCGTAGCGTGTTACCTTCATCATCTTCAATTAAACACTTCTCAATGAGAAGAGTTATTTCCA comes from Ziziphus jujuba cultivar Dongzao chromosome 6, ASM3175591v1 and encodes:
- the LOC107424056 gene encoding disease resistance protein RUN1-like, with amino-acid sequence MQIDTQIRGIEDLTVGILVMVGVINLGTGSHRLVMEGEGEGEVLQGLRLRDREFASIMRVVIARRVLLVIICTHDRGESEFVQEIVKNIVERLKQYQSSDEQYFKGLIGIKENIKEIESLLSIGSKDIRLTGIWGMGGMGKTTLAKVVFKKLSDSQSFEGFCFLNDVREKHKGPGGLDHLRKIIISCLLNDKTIESMVNPVEALPSIIFQRLQRKKVLIVLDDLDSSIQIDDLVKGYLELAPGSRIIVTTRDKHVLTKATNRIHKVKRLNDTDSLDLFRLHAFPENSPTTDDEMVSEVIRYADGNPLVLKVFGGFLCGRDKTVWEGALKKLKRDQDLNIQQVLKISYDGLDNGSKHMFLDIAFLFNSSFTRDHAKSILGDAVEMEITLLIEKCLIEDDEGNTLRMHDLLRQMGLEIVRDEDTEPGNRSRLCDAVEVCDVLENCTGTAAVEVISLDMFEVEKDVIVHPKAFSKMCNLRLLRFYYGDDDTARNEWIHKFKLSIPRALHSYLSPKLWFLQWDSYPLKSLPSKFNPKNLVGLVLRGSRLEKLWKSSKVEKVWNSRKVMSFPVLRSLDLSFSKFCTQPPDLTQVPNLETINLDGCSKFRDVKGLFKRKAGSSKSCIQNFLSNLSLYSSHSHISPKLAPNLRSLILRNTAIETLPPSIGYLSGLVELSLGHCKRLNSLPTSICLLKSLESLNLVGCKKLTTFPEILEPMERLRALWLASSGIEKLPESIENLVSLESLDMGNCKGLEFLPNSLGKLRNLFMMLLSSCSRLQELPAISPSLSMLLMKDCRRLKYLPEIPSQYLCVNAVGCTSLENISNIRCISPFCKTDTPRIFLLDFFTFYGCGKMDQNTRKMLADQALFRILYRLIFGYANSDNGCRKDCFCCPGDEIPEWFDHQTCGTSISNIMPPPNWNDPNFLSVAFCIVVHQNTTDSFPELATKWKFNSQNIEFEHEFRYFSSKGVRHREVSSDHVYIEQVLKPTWQQKMDELNWSNTCCTDVSFHAYLYDRKKSCEIKKFGVRFIYKQDLKSLIEKTERKNKRRFNECCESSGSEAVDSLEEEDDDEAHFKKLKVNAPECL